Proteins from a single region of Hermetia illucens chromosome 3, iHerIll2.2.curated.20191125, whole genome shotgun sequence:
- the LOC119653097 gene encoding A disintegrin and metalloproteinase with thrombospondin motifs adt-2-like isoform X2, with product MPNDTFEVQPLTDRLKTVLSCEGYQQDLDAVHFVRRVHPPDVPFGNDSRLLQSAKLLQEDISKRMSRGYIPPFGRVIIEVGVFFDEAAYKIFSPFFDNDDQKLVEMILAYMNAVQAIYHHSSLGIPIDISIVHIELMHKQPSTLPHHNGEREALLDSFCAYQKRLNPPGDDEPNHWDMGLYISGLDFYSYENGFNSGATMGLATVRGVCTPAYSCVIAEFGTTNAFRRPYPSAGFTSVYILAHEMGHNLGMAHDSTGNYCAKEGYIMSPSRGTQGETSWSSCSAQVARDLPNWATCLRDPPEYVPVEYNAWKYQGYPGQSWPAKRQCELLLLDKDAVDSPTNGPYSICQNLQCRSPHRSGYFFAGPALEGTTCGRSMWCEGGYCTPKKDIAKPAETVVPGGWSPWKTSKCASACIQKSKGFQTRRRVCDNPKPVNTNEGCDGSSYDVELCDDSRICRNIKRFSPITYASDRCRAFSRRLHTLDPRGYGLQAPHENNRLWMACAIFCRRANSLSYYTPRLELNDLGLDAYFPDGTWCHSDSSSNYYCQQHHCLPEGFQFGKFNVWAFSEDVPISNNANPNPMKPMNAKIRDYLSLDKFGKPLRTVLKPEDIDEIMRNEVWTDDLDYRDMPSRYQDEQYLVD from the exons cGCCAAATTACTACAAGAAGATATCTCTAAACGAATGAGTCGCGGATATATCCCTCCATTTGGAAGAGTTATCATAGAAGTTGGCGTATTTTTCGATGAAGCTGCCTACAAAATTTTCTCGCCCTTTTTCGACAACGATGATCAAAAACTAGTTGAAATGATCCTAGCCTACATGAATGCCGTTCAAGCCATCTATCACCATTCGTCCTTGGGGATCCCAATCGACATATCCATAGTTCATATTGAACTCATGCATAAACAACCGAGCACATTACCTCATCACAATGGTGAGCGGGAGGCCCTGCTTGATTCCTTCTGCGCTTACCAAAAACGACTGAACCCACCTGGCGATGATGAACCCAACCATTGGGACATGGGCCTATACATCTCTGGGCTGGATTTCTACTCCTATGAAAACGGATTCAACTCCGGAGCAACAATGGGGTTAGCTACAGTTCGTGGAGTATGCACTCCGGCATATTCATGTGTGATTGCAGAGTTCGGAACTACCAATGCATTCCGGCGACCATACCCATCTGCAGGATTCACATCAGTTTATATTTTGGCGCACGAGATGGGTCATAA TCTAGGTATGGCGCATGATTCGACTGGCAACTATTGTGCGAAAGAAGGATATATTATGTCTCCGTCACGTGGAACTCAGGGAGAGACGAGTTGGTCAAGCTGTAGTGCGCAGGTTGCAAGGGATTTACCTAA TTGGGCAACTTGCCTACGCGATCCTCCCGAATATGTTCCTGTCGAATATAATGCTTGGAAATACCAAGGATACCCCGGACAATCATGGCCTGCTAAACGTCAGTGTGAATTGCTTTTACT CGACAAAGATGCAGTTGATTCCCCGACAAACGGTCCATATAGTATATGCCAAAATCTCCAGTGTAGATCTCCACACCGGAGTGGATATTTTTTCGCAGGTCCTGCCCTGGAAGGAACTACTTGTGGAAGAAGCATGTGGTGCGAAGGAGGTTACTGTACACCGAAAAAAGATATTGCAAAGCCTGCGGAAACTGTTGTTCCTGGTGGTTGGAGTCCTTGGAAGACAAGCAAATGTGCTTCGGCATGTATTCAAAAGTCAAAGGGATTCCAAACACGTCGAAGAGTTTGTGATAACCCTAAGCCAGTGAATACAAATGAGGGGTGTGATGGTTCTTCATATGATGTGGAGCTTTGTGATGATTCTAGG ATCTGCCGAAATATAAAACGATTTTCACCTATAACTTACGCGTCAGACCGGTGCAGGGCCTTCAGCCGCAGGTTACATACTTTAGATCCTCGAGGATATGGCTTACAAGCGCCTCACGAAAACAATCGTCTGTGGATGGCTTGCGCTATTTTCTGTCGTCGAGCAAACTCCTTATCGTACTACACTCCTCGTTTGGAGCTCAACGATCTCGGCCTTGATGCTTACTTTCCAGATGGAACTTGGTGTCATTCCGACTCCTCATCAAACTACTACTGCCAACAACACCACTGCCTCCCCGAAGGATTTCAATTTGGGAAATTTAACGTCTGGGCATTTAGTGAAGACGTCCCGATTTCTAATAATGCCAATCCGAACCCAATGAAGCCAATGAATGCGAAGATTAGAGATTATCTTTCTTTGGATAAGTTCGGGAAACCTTTGAGGACCGTCCTGAAGCCTGAGGATATCGATGAGATTATGAGGAATGAAGTTTGGACAGACGATTTAGATTATAGAGATATGCCATCGAGGTATCAGGATGAACAGTATTTGGTTGATTAG